Within the Clarias gariepinus isolate MV-2021 ecotype Netherlands chromosome 27, CGAR_prim_01v2, whole genome shotgun sequence genome, the region CAGTGATtgacagtaacaaagtaaatataaatctgttactgtacttaagtaatgTTTAAGTATCTCTATTTCACTTAAGTAATTCCATTTTGGTGGACTTTTTACTTTAACTCCATTTCAAAGTAAAATACCAAACTTTATATTCGACTACTTTATGGCATCTGTCGTTCCTCCTTACTCAgtgtagtgaaaaaaaaatgtggaaaatagtgtaaataaaaaaaaaaaaaaatatatatatatatatatatatatatatatatatatatatatatatatatatatatatatatatatatatattttttttttttttttatttttttttcttggaaaatgaataagtcttggtttacgagtaccaagtatcatgtatcacgcatgcgtcatgtgatcacaactgagccaacgttttttctctctcttgtgctgtggaattttgggtaatcgtctctcctgctgggtcttagtgcttggctcttactggtataatcaacatccgtgcacgcgtgtactgtttactataacactgtgaccacgtgagtgtctgtgtaaaacatattttattttgtgtctgtatgtgtgtgtgtaaagcaaaagaaagtctcctCTAGCCTCTACGCACACACCTTtctcaaataagagagaaagaagggtTACAGTGTAAGACGAAAAAAGGGGGGGTCTTAATCTTCCTCTCcttttactttagcttcacaaacacacacacacacacacacacacacacaaatatacttacacacagcgcctgcgcgcacaaacggaaacacttatctgtcaggatttatttttacttttttaaagataaagtgtaggttaattaattttatttttactggatgttttgtacaaatttatttatgtatttattttttggactgtgaaatgaataatttgagtttcgaTTATTTCCATTGGGAAATTcgatttgatttacgagtgttttgaaatacaagctgCTTCTGGAACAAAATCTGCTcctaatccaaggttccactgtaattttatatatatatatatatatacacagtacaggccaaaggtttggacacagcttctcatctatctgtcatgtgttttctttattttcatgaccatttacgttggtagattctcactgaaggcatcaaaactatgaatgaacacatgtggagttatgtacttaacaaaaaaacggtctccacagtcacaggacctgaacccaatcgagatggTTTAGGGTGAGCTGGACCGCAGAGTAAAGTCAAAAgggccaacaagtgctaaacacctctgggaaatccttcaagactgttggaaaccatttcaggtttcatctcttgaagctcatcgagagaatgccaagagtgtgcaaagaagaaatcagagcaaagggtggctatgttgaagaaactagaatataaaacatgttttcagttatttcacctttttttgttaagtacagaactcacatgtgttcattcatagttttgatgccttcagtgagaatctaccaatgtaaatggtcatgaaaataaaaaaaacacattgaatgtgtgaaggtgtgtccaaacttttggcctgtactgtatatatatatatatatatatagtgtgtgtgtgtgtgtgtgtgtgtgtgtgtacagtggaataactgctttaaaatggtaaatgaagaaaaagacattttgttaaaaactacatttaacTCAAACAGGCTGTTCATTAGCTGATCAAAGGTTTAATACTTTAGTTCCAAAAATACCCACAACAGAACTAAAAGTGTCCAAAAAGACTTCTGAAGACATCTTTAAGCCCTTCTCTTGCAGATTCCATCTTATGGTTTTTGGGCTGCAGTCAGCATCAGTTAGGGCTTTAATTTGGGTCGAGGATCGGCCTGGGTCATCACGGACAGCCCCTCGGATCCTCCGGCTCAGTGCAGGTGACACTTGTTTTGGGTCGACCACTTGAATGTTTTTGTCCCATAACTCTCAGGATCTTTTAAGAAATTTAAATGACCGTCTTACTGCGTCCAACCTCTGCATCAGTGGTGTGATGTGAGAGCTCTTGCTTGTGCAGCTCAGCAATCCTGCCACGTCGCAAAGTCTTTTTGCTTTTCCCATCAGGAGATCATGACAGTGTGACTGTCTAAAGGACAAGGACATTAAAGACATAATTTTGTAaagattttaacttttaaaggCTATGGTCTTAAACATTTGATCAGCTGATGAACAGCCTGTTTGAGTTTAAATGATgcagtttttaataaattgtctCCTCTCTATTTTTGTCTCTTGCTCTTGTTTCTTCTTTTGGCATTTTGAAGAAGTTCTTACAACCTGGTTACGATCCACCAGTGCGAAGTGTGAATACGTGTAATATTTTCCCTGGTCTTAAGATTTTGTTCAGGAgtgtatatatacgtatataaagTGTAAGTATATAAATCTGACCAGCTCGTAGCAGTGACCCCattgtttgtgttagtgtttaTCTAATGTTAGCTTGCAGCAGCAAAatctttgtgttttaaattaatttatttttatgttgtgtgATTCACCAGTTAGTCTTAGTAGATTAGTAGTTAATTAAGTAatgttattaacctagttaacccagtgtaagtatgtatccaatgatgtaaacattaaagcactttttgtaagtcactctggataagagcgtctgccaaatgcctaaatgtaaatgtaatgtataacTCTTGAGCAGTAAAGCGTCTCTACACCACAACTCAATACAAGAAGTTTTATCCATTTCCATTAGCGAGCTGTTTCACctcagtgtgtagtgtttataaCTCATCAGCTGGTCTGAACGCTCTCTGGTGAAATGATAAATATTCTACTTTAACCAACTGAGATTCAGCTTCCACTGGCTGTGATCATAACATTTGCTAAACTATCAAACACTCCAGTGTCTCAGTCCATCTATTACACACCAAACACATGAAACACTGATTTATATCCATCAAAGAGAACAAGAGACTAATCACaaagataaatatataacattagagccataattatttacaataaacttttaataagtgaaaaaaataaaagcgagAACTTGTACTTAAGCATTTAAGGATTTGTGTACATCGTCCACCCctgacaaaataaaagaaaatttattaaaattctgtTATTACCTTCTCCATCACTGCTgtttgaaccctggtgtgtaacagagtgtgtgttcttgttaagtgttccaggtgtaggacagggtttcatctcttcacctttacaaataaattggaaaagcagcaaataaacagaaatgatactaaatatgaataatgtgaaatattcaacatttaatgcacatgtacacataattctggttaaagtgttgatctggaattagcaggttatcagagtaaaactgtttaccttcaaactgcagacgtgttccagatgtgaactttactgtacttccctccacatatccacagaaatattctcctccatcatcttctCTTATTTCATTAATGTTGAGATCAAACTTTTGGTCTTTTAAAGTAACACTAAAGCGGCTATTATTAAATCGCTCAGCCAATAGGTATTTTTGCCCGTAATATCTCGCTACAAACTGGGGCAATTTTTCACAACTTTGTTTGTACCAAGCTAAATTACTTCTGCTTTTGACGTTACACTCCATAGTTACAGCTCCtccacactttatttttttgatgttAAGTTCCTTGATGTCAGAAgtctttactgtaaaaaaaagatatttaatgtttaattatgtCAGAAAATTAGTTACATATGTAAAtctaatattttacattaaaggttaaaatgttcctcaccagttgtgcagagacaaagcagagagtaaagagccacaaagagtgtgatcatcgttcctgtttagacaaagtgatagtgaggtaatgaacttgtgtgttcagtagaaaaccaggtccagactcacgcctgattggatgttttgaagctgtggactgatttgattggtccattagctgtaatgagatgtGAAGCTCACAGTGAATTCTTGTCTATTCTGATGCTGTGATAAAAAGCTCATCTGTATTATTTAAGACGTAAACACTAAAATGGTTCACAGCAGAAAatgttacttttatattttcccTTTTAAGATGTTGTAGGTCTCCTCATTGCATTGTTCACTTCTTTCATGCAAATTAAACACCTCAACATCACATCATGGTCTGGGGGTCATTGTGTGGAGGAATTAAACCTACTGGAAAGCTAAGTGAGGTAACCAGTGAGACCAGTACACTTCCAGTTTTATGTCatgttcattcacacactatgggcaatttgggaatgacagttagcctgatctgcatgtctttggtatTTAAGTGGGAAGCCACCAAgcgtggggagaacatgcaaacaccatgaggtgggaatcgaacctataacctggaggtgcaagacaacagtgctaagcactaccCCACCCTGCCGGCAAGACAAAACACCTTATTGCTAAATAAAACCACACTTTGTTAGGACTGTAATGAGCTCACCTTGTGGTGACACTGAGATCACTAAAAAATACACACGTCTCATGACAGCCTCCATGTTTAAATCTTCTTACACAAAAATAGCTAATCATCCCTATGATGAAATGATGTTTAAGTGTCGGATCCAAGTAAAATAAACGAATAAATAAAAGGATGGACGCTCAACAAAATTGCAAACACACAAGGGATGAATGGAATCACTTAAGTGATCAATGGTTCAGAGTTAATTATtctgtgtgaaaaccttgtgattTTAAGCTCCGCCCACAAACAAACCTTGAAGCAGCCAGAAGAGTGGACTCGAGTTTTCAGTCCGAGTGTGAGAACGCTCTTAACACACGTGTAgaagtgttactgactgcagcagcgctctctcacatcatgcagttgtttcagttgaacagaaataacattgtggtttctgagtttctgagactgagtgtttaatcagcagctcACACTGACTTATTCTGGGTCACTTCAACAGTCTGAATGTCTTTATGTTAGAATCTCAGACTAAAACACAAAAGAGCTGgagttcattatttaaaaaatgtctctAAAAATATCATGTAGAATGTTGAGAGACTATTTAGTCAAACTGTACTAGAGACTGTGCTCTATCTGTGTGAGGCCTGTTATCCACCATAAAGGACACAACAACAGAGAAAGTATTagattcatatatttatttaagtataaCCTGAGACCTTCTAATAGATATGAATCGTGATTAACCtgtattaaacatattaataattatttattcacagCCATTAGACAAAGTGCTGCTGCAGTCTATGAGTCCAGGAGAGTTTGTCCTCTAGTTTCCATCTCAcaccagagagtgtgtgtcagtgttaatGGAAACAGCACTGTGGTTTAAAGTGAGAGATATAAACTAAAGAGTTTGATTCTTTCTTTATCAGGGCTGTAAGAGATGTTAGACTTTTATAAATCCAGTGATTAGAACATTTCTGGTTAAAGCTTCAGTTACTGaagtgtgtttaagtttaaTGCTGTGAGTTGAAGATCAGAGACAcattttctcactggtttaatACAGTTCAGCACCTCGACACAATGAGTGAAGGAATCTTCTTGTGTAAACACACTTCACTCTCCTCTCAATCCAGAATTCATCCAGTTCATCACCCTGAAACTGAAAGTCCTGTCCTGAACCTACAACTGTGACAGCTGAGATGTGTTGACAAAGATGCATTGTCTTAcgtcccatagtgcatcctggtgacGTCTCCTGCACACATTATTGGCTCACATGCACTAAGCCAAccacaatgtaaaaatatatatatgatggaTTCTTACATCCCCACTGGAGGTATTTTCACTGATGAACCAGAATTTTTGCCGCCTGCAAGCAGTCTTGgtaagtataatttttttttctctaattctGCTTATCAGAAGTCTAGAGGAAGCTCTTATACATATAcagacaaagacacacacacacaatttaatttTAGATGTCCcattttcatacattaaaggaGACGATACATTAATGTCCCTCAGGCCCCGTGGTGATTACATTCCTACATGCCTGCCTTACCTTCCAGTTACTGTTGCTAAATGCGGTCCTTCATGTTACTGAATAATAGGGTGTACTTATTTTCTCACCTACTTTTTAAAGATGGTTTACTCTGGGTAAGAATGAGTATTAAAttctgttgtgttttgttgtctCCTGAGgtcatgtgtttgtttatagaaGGTGGTGAGGTTCACACAATTATTATTTAGGTTCTGATAAATATGAACATGAAGGAGGGTGCACTTTCTTTTTCCCCATGACTGTAGTGTGTTCATTTAGAGCTCCACTACTCATTTGGTCTAATTCTAGTATCTGATCAGTTCTAGTTCCATAAACACATTAAACGTAAGAGATGTAATGTTTatcagtcctagcttcagatcaaagGTACTGGCCGTGCATGTGATGATCATTTTATCTTCTAGTAATTAGATTATTAGAAGAAACTTTATAAGAATTTCATAATGTGttttcggggaacagacacagtgtCAGTATGGTGGAACCTGGAACTTAAAGTACCAGTTAATGAAACTGGTTCCTGTTAATGAAAAACAGGAAGTAGCAGTGTAAAGAAAGTGTTTATCTttaagtacagtaaaacctcggattgcgagtaacgcggtttgcgagtgttccgcaagacgagctttttttttttttaaatttcgacttgaaaacaaacaaatcttgctttacgagtacagagtatcatgtatcacacatgcgcttcttgttttgacgccgagcgtcacgtgatcacaactaagccaacggtttttctctctcttgctctggggaattgtgggtaatcgtctcccctgctgggtcttactggtataatcaacatccgtgcacgcgtgtactgtttactataacactgtgaccacgtgtgtgtgtgtgtgtgtgtgtgtgtaacatatGTTGTGTCTGTATAAGTGTGTTTATAGCACGcttgtaaaacaaaatcaagtcttattagagaggttaaagatccattttccctctctgctcaaggctgctctttgtgtctgtgtacgTGCACATCATTGGACACTGAGCCACacacaagtgttttgg harbors:
- the LOC128514930 gene encoding uncharacterized protein LOC128514930, which produces MITLFVALYSLLCLCTTVKTSDIKELNIKKIKCGGAVTMECNVKSRSNLAWYKQSCEKLPQFVARYYGQKYLLAERFNNSRFSVTLKDQKFDLNINEIREDDGGEYFCGYVEGSTVKFTSGTRLQFEGEEMKPCPTPGTLNKNTHSVTHQGSNSSDGEGKEMKPCSTPGTHDVTPPDTGYSSTDQMRVLFWLSVSRVGVLVFIIFQTMLIVYKLK